From the genome of Eremothecium gossypii ATCC 10895 chromosome I, complete sequence:
AGTGCATCGGTGAACACTAGCTCGACGGTGAGCGCGTGGAACTCGCAGCTCTGGTCAGCGGGGAACACAACGACGGCGACAGCGAATCACACGTCTGCGGCGACGCACGGGTCGACGGTGCAGCTGACGACGCACAACAAAACAAGTACGGCCGTGACGGCGCCGCCTGCTAGCGTCACACCTACAGCGGCGCTCAGCTCGTCGGCAGCGCCCAGCTCGTCAAATGCGTCGGGCCCGGCGAGTGCGCCCGCCTCTAGCCCGGGGCCTAGCGTCTCATCTTCCGCGGGCGCTGCGTTGCTGGATGCCCGCGGCGCGATTTTGCTCGGGGCTCTTGGTGCTGTTGTGCTAGATCTATGTTGAGCGCGAAAGGTGCGAGCGAATGCAAAATCCGAAGTTCTCTAGACATGTGGAGCCCAGCAGGCTTCCCTTTTGCGATTAGTTCGTAGCGCCATGGTGCGCCTTTTTTTATTGCTTCTATGTCTGTCTATGTATCCATACAAACATAATGCCGATAGCAGCTCGCTTGCAGAGAGACTGTTGGAACGGTGTGTGTGCAAGCTGCAGTGTGTCGAGTGTTCTTCAGGCGACTGGTGCTCAGAAGCCAGCCTGGTCGATGACTGCGGAAAACAGTCCGTTTCTGGCGCCGGGAAGCTTGCCCATCCACCGACCAAGCCGGTGCTCCTTGCTGACACTGGCGAGGACGCGAAGTGTTTCCCTGCCGCTCTTACCGGCCTCCACCGTCTGGATCTTCGTCACCAGGCCCTTGCAGCCATCCAGTTCGCCGAGTGGCTCGAAAGAGCGCATGTTTTCGTGCAGCTTCCAGACCTTCATGGTTCCGTTCCAGGACCCACTGAAGAATACATTGCTGTAGGGGACGGCGTGCAGGGCAGTTATCCAGTACGGCTGCGCGAGACGGTTGCCTTGGGCCTGCTGCGTACGCACAGCTGGGTCCCGCTCGCCGCTGATCTTGGTATTATCTGGCTGTGGCTGCACTCCATGGGCAACTCGCTGAACGAAGAGCGGCTTTTTCTTGGATAGGGACCAAAGCGATATGTTTCCATTGTCCGAGCCCGAGATGAAGTGTGAATCGTCGAGCATGGTGATGCAGTCTATGCTTCCCTCGCCGTAAAAGACGGGCGGCTCCGCTGGAGTATTGTCGTCTGCATCCTTGTTTTCCTGTTCACTGTTCGCCTTCTGCCATCTTCTGAGCAGCTTTTCAGGATCGTCACCGCCTCTGAAGGTCAAGCGTGTTTCGTCTGCAATCTTCCACAGCATACAGGTCCTATCCCTGGACCCGACCGTAACGCAGCGCTCCATATTCAGGGCCGAAATATCTGCGACGATATCTTGGTGACCATATAGAACCTCCAGCTGCGAAAATTGGTTAATTGCGAACGTACGTATTTTATAATCGGCACAGGCCGCATACAGTTGGTCCGTGTTTCTCCTGAAAGCCAACCCGAGCACTTCACCCCTCCGATCTTTGGTTGGTATAACTTTAACTGGTGCCAACGACTCAGTGCTCCACACGATAAGCTTTTTGTCTCTCCCTCCCGTGACAACGTACTTACCATCTGGAGAAGCTGCAACCGTCAGAATCTCATCATAGTGTCCCTCCGTCGTGTTCTGAAAGCCCTGGTTACCCTCTGGGATGTATTTGCGCCCTCCCTTAGTGTACTTTACCTTCGTCGGTCTAGCATTGAAGTCGGTGATATCGTATTTCGTCAGTTGCATGTCCTTACTGACAGTATAGGCAAACATTAGTCCCTTGCTTTTGCTTTGGATTTCCCTATGTGAAAATTTATTCATTGCTTGCTGATAGCAGCTGAGCGCAGTCAGGTTCTTCTCCCCGACCCTGGTGAAGGACTTCTTGGCCTCAGATAGTAGCAGCTTATCGGCGATCCAGCGGTACACAGATCCCCTTTGCTCAGCAACGTCTTGCTTCAATCTTGCTGAGATAATGTCACGATCCAGGTCGCGCGCGTCAAAGTTATTGTATGCATCAGCAAAACCTTGACCTTGGGCATCGTCTGCATGTGCCTCAGAATCGCCATGCATAATTTCATTAGCCTCTTCCTTAATATTTTCTAGGTATTGTTTGGCGAGTCGCCTCCGCTTGTCAGCGGGGTTCTCATTCGCAAATTCCTCATCAGAATCCAACTCAGCGTCAGCTACATCCTCTAATTCTTGTTCATCTGACGATGATCCTTCCTCGTTAGATGACACACCCGAAATTTCCTCGTCCACAACATTATTCTTTTCCGTAGTCTTCTGCCTAGTTCTCTTGCGAGACGCGCTATCCGAACCCCGTGCCATGGTGCGTGCTATATGAGAGTTCCTACTAACCAGTGGAGATAAAGCCTTCCTCATCGGCGTTTCTTCTCATCGCCTTCCAAAGGACCTTCAAAATTTTCATATAAAAAGAAACGATTCCGCGAACCTTCAAAAAAAACTATATTAACTAAGCGACAGGACTAGTTACAGTGTTGGTTCAGTGCTATAAGTTGTTCAATTCTGACTCGAAACGAGAGTTTCTGATGTCGTTGATGCTGCTTACCAGTCTTAATAATTCAGCGCGTTCTGCTATTTTTTGAGCGGCATTCAATGCTTTATCTTGCTTCAATTCCTTCACCAGTGATAGCGCCTTCTCGGTGTTGTGGTCTGAACAAGCGGAGGCAAAGAGGCGTAGCAACGATTTGTCACGAACCCCATTCAAGTTCGCCAGTATCTCATTCTCATTCCCAAAAAACTCTCCATCATACTTTAGTGTATCTGCAAGGAGTCCTGCAAGGACCTGAGAGCGGAGGAATTCCTCTTCTGCTGCTAGTGCGGGAGGGATCACCACTTCTTCGTCGGGAGATGTGTCGTTTTTCAGCACCTGCGTTTTATCGAGAAGTGGAAGCCTGATTTCCATTTCTGAAGGCAGCGGCAAGGGGAAGCCGGGCCACAGATTCTTGCCTTTGATTAGAATGTAATTTAACATGTCATAGTTCAGGCCGAGTGGCCAGACATGAATGTCTTCTGGCTGTTTACCACCAGAAAGTTTCCAGATCTCTAGATTACTGTCAACTATGGGGACCCATCTGCTTTCCATAGAGTTTCTCCATTTACACAGCACCAGCAAGACGTTGTCAGACCCAAAGATACATGGATCTCCAAAGGTAGAAAAAAACAAAGACTTGATGCCAATGGGATTGAAGTCATTAAATGTGTCGCCTGTGCTGATGTACTTGTTTTCAGGGCCGAACAATGGAAGCGTGAGCGGCAACGAACATTCCCGTTGGTAATACTTGCTTCCTGTTTCTGGGTTTTGTTCAAACAGGGAATAAGAAAGTCCATGGTAGATAGAATAATGAACGGCAAATATTTTATGTTCCTGAGCAGCCAACGCTACAATGGGGGTCATCTTCTCCAGCGCTAGAGGAAGTCCATGTTCGTTAAATGTTCTAATATATCCCAGCGAGGTGGCCACCACCAGCTTCTTACCCGTGGAAGCAATGCCTGTGATGATTTCAGAAGGAGCAAGCGGAATTCTCTTAGTCCATTTAGTCCCATTAAAACTGTGGACCCTGTATAGCAGCTCTCCTGTTTTACTTTGTCCGAAAAAAGTGCCCTCATCTGTTAGGGAACAAAGATCGTAACCAAATAAGTCTTCGAAGTGGTATTCTCTATACCTGCCGACATCAAAGAATGATACTGTGACACTATACTGTCCTTCAGTCCCGCGGACAGTCCAGACGTAACCTATACCATTCATTGTCAGGTACCGTTTGTCACTGGAGCCAAAGGGCGTACCCCCAGGTGAAATTGGCTTATAGCGGAACACTGGGCCCGAATCGGCGATCCTTGGCCGCTTCGAATTGGATACCAGAGATGGTACGTATGCACTTTTCCGCTTGATGGGAACATATCCAGCATTGTCGTCATCATCGATGAACTGCTCATCATCTTCGTAGTTGTAAGCCCCTTTCTCATTTTCATCTCCATGCTCTGTATCTGTTGGGATATCTGCTGATATAGTATTACGTCCCTGTTCTCCAATCAACGTCGGCGACGCAGGTGAGACATCGCTATCGTTTTCATCATCAGAATCCAGAAATAACGCGTTTTTCGGCTTCTTTGTCTGTGCAGAAGCATTGTCTGCTGCAAGCTTACCAGCTGTTCTGTCGTATTGACCAATGTCTTTGACTGTCAGTAGCTCACCATCCCATGTTCCTAATAATAAATGCATGCTGTCGCCGTCGAGTTTCCAGCATACATTGGAAACCTTGTAGTCTAACCGTTTTGAATAAGAAATCTGACCACTACTGAGCTCCCAGACTAGCAGATTATTACTTAAATCGACAGCTGCAACATAACGGCCCTGGAAAGGATCAAATGATAGGTTGGTAAAATGTGACGTGCTCCCAGAAGCCAGAGTCTTCGATATCGAAAAGTCACTGAGATTGAATATCTTCACAGTGTAGTCTTTACAAGGAATGGCAAAATGCAATCCACGCGGATGCCATGCAACACGGGTGCAAATCCTGTTCTCATCGCAGTACTGGACACCATCCGTCTGCGACGCCGTATCGGAGGAATCGCTGTAAAAGTTTGAAACAGCATAGTCCTCCAGCTTCTTGACTTCATTTGGCGTGGCAGATGTCAGCGAATAAAAGTGGACGTTCCCATTAACAAGAGTAACAGCCAATATATTCATATGAGGGCTATATGACAGCTGTGATACTTGTTCGTCCAACTTCAGCGTCTCTTTATTGCCCGCAGTCTTTAGCTCAATGAACGTCAGTTCTAGGTCGTCCCCTCCTACCACGCACATGGTTTCATCATGTATGGCAGCACAATCGCGTATTGGCAGCGGCGATCTGAAGAGAAGGTCATCTTTCCCATTTGCAGAGTACAGATGGACGTCTCCATTCGCAGATGTCACGAGAAGACGTCTGTCGGAGCACAGGTGGATCGAAGTAGGCTCATTGCATGTACTTAGAATCTCCGGTTCGTCTTCTGGCTTATCGAGTTGCAGGATTTTGGTTAGCTGGTTCTTGTTCACCGCAAACAGAGTGTCCCTGTCGTTTTGATAGGTTACCAACGTCTTCCCACCTGACGCAAATACGAGCTTATCGATAATCTCCGGCATGCTCAGATGTAGTAGGCAGTCGCAGCCCTTTAACTTCACGAATTGTCAGTAGAAGATGCGTGCACATATTTGAGGCGCGTTTTCGCGAGGCGCTGTCCGGCCATGGAGAGAAAAATGAAAGCTAGCAAACGTAGAGAGCATATGGCCAACAACTCAGCCATTACATTGACCGTGCCATTAGTTGGATAGATATTTAGACGCCAAAGCTTAAAATCCatatatcacgtgaccacaaTATTGAGGCAGTCAAGGTGTCCTGTATCATGGGGTATCACGTGCTATTTCCGCGGCATATACCAGCCTTACACCGCGCAATACCGACCCACTTCATATCCTTAGCTCGCCTCCAGCTGACTTGTAAAGCGTGCAAACGTTGACTGAAGCCAGATAGGCGGGATGGAACAGGCGTTGGAGGATCTTGAGCTGCTTGTTGTCGGCGATGTGACCAGGGATCTGTTTACAGAGGCAGTAGCACAGCAGCATCTAGACACCGGAGAGCAGCTGGATGTCAGCCAGTTCCTGCTTGCGAACAACCTTCAGTATGTCTTTATTGACGACTTGCACAAGCAGCTGAAGCAGTTGGAGCAGGACATCAGCAACGCCTTGTTGAACGAGGTTAAGCATAGCTACGCGGAGTATGCATCGCTCTGCGCGCAATTTGGCGGCAAGCACAACAGCGAGATCTTGGATagcctgcagcaggtccGCTATGAGGTTGCCGCATTTGAGAACAAGCTCAGGCAGCTGGTCCACGTCGAGCTACGCAGCACCCGCGACAACGTGGAAAGCAAGATCGAATACCTCAAGGCCCTCGATACCCTGGACActctgctgcagaagcACGTCGCCCTGGACAGCATATTTCAGTTTTCCGCCCGGCTTTCGCGCTCTCTTGAGGTCGCATGCCAGGATGCACCTGCCATAGACGACGAGCTAGTCTCCGAATTACTCAAAGAGCTCTATAAACTGCTGCAATGTGCCCACAGCATTCTGATTGAATTCCAGGATTTGTCCTCGCCCCTTGTCACTCGCTTTCGAAACAACTACCAGAACAATGTGCATGTCTTTCACAGCATTGTGTCGATCCTCATCGACAAATGTTCTGAGAAGAGCGCTGAGTTCCCCAGTATGACGAGCACACTCGTTGCAGTAGCGAAGAGGTAGGCCTTCTGCGCGTTACGAGGGCACTGGCCACTGGCAATGGCTCTCCTCCTCCAGAAGTGGACTCGGGACTGGTCTCATTCCTAGCATCAACTATCACTAAATACGTTGTTCGGGTATCTGTATTTAGCGCAAGATATAGAAAACTTTTCTATGCAACGAATGGCCTATTGAGTAACAAGCCAAAGGGACAGTTTGCAAGATAAATCTACGTCAATGTTCAATTTTGGGGCCAACAGCGGTATGAATTCCAATACTGGATCGACCGGTGGAGGTCTTTTTGGCTCTACAACGAATGGCGGTGGTTTCAGTTTTGGGAACAACAATGCATCACAGAATAACACCAACGTCTTCTCGAACACGGGCACGGGGGTACCGCCAGCAGGCCAGGGCACCAGCAATGGAGGCCTCTTTGGAAATAATAATCAGACGACCAATACTGGAATTGGGGGCGGTAACAGCGGTGGGCTCTTTGGCGGGGCTGCCAACACACAGAATAACACAGCGGGCGGCGGGTTGTTCGGCCAGGGCACGCAGAACGCCACGACGGGCGGGGGGCTCTTTGGACAAAACACGCAGGGGAACGCGGGGACGGGGCTATTTGGCCAAAACACACAGAGCGGGACGACCGGTGGAGGGTTGTTTGGACAGAATTCACAGGCCGGTAACACCGGCGGTGGGCTCTTCGGCCAGAACACTCAAGGAGGTAATGCGGCAGGTGGTCTCTTTGGGTCGAGTGCTCAAACTGGAAACGCCAGCTCCAATTTGTTTGGCCAGTCCAACACCCAGGCCGGTACCACCGGGACAGGTACCGGGCTTTTCGGGCAGTCTAACACCCAATCTGGCACGACAGGGACTGGGACCGGCCTTTTTGGACAGGCTAACACTCAATCCCGTACCACAGGCACTGGTACTGGGCTGTTTGGCCAATCAAATACCCAAACTGGTACAACTGGTACCGGTAATGGGCTGTTTGGACAGGCAAACACGCAATCCGGCACAACTGGCTCGGGCACTGGGCTGTTTGGACAGTCCAACACGCAAGCTGGTGCAACAGGTACTGGTACTGGGCTGTTTGCCCAGTCAGGTGCAAGATCTGGTCCAACAGCTACCACAGGTAGCCTATTTGGGAACTCTATGAGCGGAACTAGCACAATTGGTGGGAACAATGCTACCACAGGCGGCCTTTTCGGACAAAATACACAGTCCGGTACGACTGGCACTGGGCTTTTTGGCCAGGGCACCAACACTACACAACAACCACCGACTTCTTTGTTCAGCACCGGTACTGCCAATACGAGCCAGCCGACCTTTGCATGGTCGCAGCAGCCTTTGCAGAACATGAGTAATTCTATGCCTCAGCAGCAGGGTCAAGCGCAATCGCAAGCGCTACCGCAACAGGCACAATCCTCTCAATTACAGTTCTCGGGCCAGCAACCATTGATTAATCAACAGCAACCTAATCAACAAGCTTCGAACTACCCGCAACAAATCCAGGAGCAAGTACTAAAATGCAAGGAATCGTGGGACCCAAATAACCAAAGGTCAAAGTTGCGAACTTTTGTCTACAACAAATGCAATGAGACTGAAGCCATGCTATACAGTAAACCTGCGAATGTTACACAGGAAGACTGGGACAAGGCACTGCTGCACAAGCCTAATGCGAATGTGATTCCCGTCGAGGTTAAAGGCTTCGAGGAACTCATTCAGCGTCACAATCTGCAACGCGACCACGTGGCACAGGCGCGCATTATCCTCACTCAGATTCTGGATAAGTTGACTTGCATTTCTCAGCGCCACGAGCTTGACACAGCGACACGCATACTAAAGGCACAAGCGCGCAACTCCACAATTCAGCACCGCATAATGCTGTTAGCCAACCAGCTCGCTGTTCTGAAGAACAAGGGCTTGCCGCTCAATGTCCAAGAGGAGACACTGATAACCGAATTCCGCAAGCTGCTCGAACGCAGCAACGACCCAGCGGGCCTCGGAAAGAACAATGAGCTGTGGGCGCGGCTCGCAGTGCTCAAGGAGCGCGCCAAGACACTCAGCAGCCAATTGGATAGCACTCTTGTGGTCATTGCGGAGAATGGCGGCGGGCGTGCCGCGGCTGGAAGCGCTAACGGCGATCATCCAGACTCCGAAGAACGCCGCGTAGACGAGGAGGTTGTCAACAGTGTAAACAAAATCGCAGACATCTTGATGAATCAACAGCGTGGTCTAATATACCTGAATGATATCATTGAGAAGGACGCCCAGATTGTTGACCGTTACTTAAAAAAATAACCGCCCAGTACATGCATTATAACATAGACATATACTCTATTTTGTGGCCTACTTATTTATCTACCAATGCCGACCCGAGGCCGCAGCAGATAACTCAGGAAGGTTGGCCCCGCCGTGGCTAGAACGGCTCTTGCAGCATCTGGGTTTCCCAGAATATCGGCGGGCGGATCGTAGAACCTACACTTATCCCGCCGCACGTTGCAAGAGCTCGGACTACATGACCGCGGGACACACAGCGTACCACATATCTTATCCGTTCCATGACACAAAAAATTGGATACGTCCTTCCTTTGCCTGCAGTTCGCTTCTTCCTCAGGGAAGGTAGCTGGCACCGTGAACGTTGGCTCGGCAGATATCTGTGTTCCGCGGTTCCTGCCGCCAGCGATTTGACTCTGACGGTCTAACTTACAGCTCGCCTCAACTTGCGCAGGGGCAGGCGCGCGTAGCGTCGGAGCACGGCGATATGCACCTGGCTCATTGTCGGCTACTCACACGATCCCGCGGGCCGCCCACGACTATAGCGCGACTGCCGCACAGCCAAAGCGTTTGCCAGCAGAAAACATTGGTCATTCTTGTTTACATATTATATACACGTGATCTCAGTTAGCTAGGGTATGTGGTGGTTCCCAGCCAGGGTATCTGGTACCATGAGCGTCTTTACTTCCACTGTTTTCTGATGAAGTTCCACACGATTGGAGACACCCACAGGAACGCGGCCGCGTAAGCAGCAGTCATTACCGTGCTGTTGGTTTGCTCCTGGTGCTTCTTAAGTTCTTCTTCGGAAGGTTGCTGCTGAGGAAAGCCAAACATGCTGCAATAGAGTGTTGTTGAGCGACTGTTGGTGCATCGAGGTGGTCTTGATCCTCAGATGCGCTAAAATATTTGCCAAGTTAAATCACCAAATACGGTATAccaatcacgtgatatcATACACTACGTGAATCACGATGTACGTAGAAACGTCAATATCCTTCTTCAAGTCCAGAGCGGCCTTGAAGACTGGAAGCTGGCGGATACCATACAGAGCGCAGGAACCATGAGCGGCTCTAGTTCTGTGCATAGCGGAACTGCAGCATCGGAAGAATGGGGGATGCCGTCAGTTGGGGAGATCGGAGCAGCCGGCGAGGCTGTCGAGACGAACGAGGTTGAGCGCGCACAACACCAGGAACGGCAGCGGAAACATATCGCGACCAGCGACAATGACGAAGAAGAAAGTGGAAACAAGTGGAGCGTATCGACGCTGCCAATAACTAGCTACGGCGGCGATGGCGATGCAGCAGGGGGTTCAGGGCGGCGccaggcgctggaggccAAGATGGAGCGGCTACTGAAGAAGCCCAAGGCGCGGCACTCGCGGCAAGACGAAGAGGACCTGGAACAGTACCTGGATGAGAAGATTCTGCGGCTAAAGGATGAGATGAATATGGCGGCGCAGAAGGATATTGAGACGTTGAACCGACGGCTTGAGACCGGTGACAACCGGCTGATCGCAATGGAGAAGGTAACGCTGCTACCGAAGGTTATCAGTGTTTTGAATAAGGCGAACCTTGCAGACACAATTTTGGACAATAATTTGCTACAGAGTGTGCGGATCTGGCTTGAGCCACTGCCGGATGGATCCCTACCATCCTTCGAGATACAGAAGTCTCTCTTTGCCGCGATTGAGAACCTCCCCATAAAAACAGAGCACCTCAAGGAGAGCGGACTGGGGAAGGTGGTCATATTTTACACCAAGTCTAAGCGTGTAGAACACAAGCTGGCCCGGCTAGCTGACCGGCTGGTTGCAGAATGGACGCGCCCTATTATCGGCGCTTCCGATAACTACCGGGACAAGCGTGTCCTGAAGATGGACTTCGACGTGGAGAAGCACCGTAAGAAAGCGGCACTTGATTCTGCCAAATCTAAGAAACGGAGAAAGGCTGCAGTGGACGAGGAGAAACACAAGTCACTCTACGAGCTTGCCGCTGCGAAGCGGAACAGAgccgcagcgcctgcgCAGACAACCACCGATTACAAATACGCACCAGTCAGCAATATCTCGAACGTACAGACCGGGATCCGCACGGCAGGCGTGGGCTCCACGCTCAACAACAACGATCTGTACAAGAGACTCAACTCGAGACTTGCCAAGTCTAAACGGTCCAAGTAACCGCTGTGTACTTCAGCTAATAGTATTATAATAACGTTTAATGATACTGAAAACGTGCAATTATAAAAAATATCTGTAGATACATTTTTATATATGTTCTTCGAGGGTGGTAGTTGTACAAGACAAAAGCAGCAAGTGGCGCACCTGCTTAGGATCTTggcttctccttcttctccttccACAAGGCCAACAAGGAAACACCAGACACCTTCACGACCTTGAATCTGACACCTGGAATATCACCCTTGGCCTTACCCTTTCTACCGAAACCAGCCAACAAGACCTCGTCGTTCTCGTCGACGAAGTTCAAACAACCGTCGTTAGGAACGAAAGCAGTAACCTTCTTACCGTTCTTAATCAATTGCACTCTGACACACTTTCTGATAGCGGAGTTTGGCTGCTTGGACTCGACACCAATCTTTTCCAACACAATACCCTTTGCGTGAGAAGAACCACCGAATGGAGAAGACTTGAAGGCAGTACCTAGCAATCTCTTCTTGTAGGTTTGTTCGGCCCAACGGCTGCAGACATAGTTAGTATTCGCTCCTACCAGGTAGCGGTACTCGTCGCCGCATGGCAGACGCTGGGAAACAGCCTGGCCGTCGTACGTTGCCGGCCTGCACCCGGCGCCTCATCTGAGATATCTAACATACTTGTTTCTTCTGTGGACACGCAACTTTCTAGCGGAGTTCAAACCTCTTGGCTTACCCTTACCCATCTTTGATCGTTAGTTACTATCTTTCTGGTGTGTGTACTAACCAACTGCTGATCGCGAAGAGTGTCTTTTTACCCAGGTGCTGCTTTGGCAGTTACATTTCCAGCGAGACCCTCCGCGGGCAGCTGCCGCCTCTGGGCTGACCCGGGCGGTCTCACCGCGCGCAGGCTGGAAGGAGCCCAGCCCGCCTCCGCCTGCGAttccgcgcgcgcccgcctaGCAGCTCCGCCCAGGCCACGCGCGGTACCGGCGCGGGACCGAAACAAAAAAAAAATTACGGATGGAAATGTTAGGATGTACACAGTCAAACTCACGTAATCAATAAGGCACTTAGCTGCATTGGGTAGACTATGTAAGCGAGCATGTGGTGTGATCTTGGAAGAATGAGCACACACGTTCGGCTACACCCTTAGTGGCGCGTGGGGGTGGCATGACCTGCGCTCCGTAGACAGCAACCCGGGAGGGGTGAAGCGAACAGAATGGCCAGGTACTGCTGCTCCAAGCGCCTGATGGAGCTGAACAAATCAAACGGCTGACGTCCACGGCGCTGCCAAGGATTGTCGTGCTCGTAGCACTGTAGCATCGCCCAAACACGAGGCGCCGAGAACGTTGTCGGAACGACAGACACTGCGCAGCGGGTTGCGGCCAGGTGGATTGTTCGAGATGGCCTGACATTCTTTTTTGTGTTGGCGACCGGAACTATATATACGAGAGCCCGGCAGGGGACCAGCGTCTGCGAACAGCACTTCGTGGCAGTGATCCGTTGACCGATAAAGGACCTACTCTGGCTATACAGTACCGGCTGCTACAGAGAGGCGCCGCGTCACTATAATCAAATATTTTGCAGGCGGTCGCTGCAACTCACACATCTCACATGCTACGCCGCTTAACCTGGAACCCGAGACGCGGGCTGCGGCATTTTGCATCCACTTCACCCCCCCTTCATCACTGGAATAATGCCTCTGTGCTTTACGGGTGCTACTTGACTGTTGGCTTCACGGTGCCATTCCTGCTTTCCTACTATGAGACATACAGCCAGCACGCGAGCACGTATCCGTCTAAACatcgctgctgcgcgaggGCCATATTTGCACGTTGGATTTGAGAGCGCGGGCCGCTAGGCCCTGTGCCATCCATGCGCGATGCCCAATGGTCCGGACGCCATCTAAATAATGAAAATGCAGCTTCGCCGCTAGTACTGCGACCGTTCTGCAGCGCTTTGTGCTTATTTATACGTGAATGCACAGGAATAACCCGCACGGACACGATAGCTTGTATGGATATAGTGAAATATAGATGTCTCACTTA
Proteins encoded in this window:
- a CDS encoding AAR101Wp (NOHBY112; No homolog in Saccharomyces cerevisiae): MQGILVMGLVAAASAASLTTTSTSTITTTTTIYYGADGVNSVVLDMAKGLMAVGMSASVNTSSTVSAWNSQLWSAGNTTTATANHTSAATHGSTVQLTTHNKTSTAVTAPPASVTPTAALSSSAAPSSSNASGPASAPASSPGPSVSSSAGAALLDARGAILLGALGAVVLDLC
- the RRP9 gene encoding ribosomal RNA-processing protein RRP9 (Syntenic homolog of Saccharomyces cerevisiae YPR137W (RRP9)): MRKALSPLVSRNSHIARTMARGSDSASRKRTRQKTTEKNNVVDEEISGVSSNEEGSSSDEQELEDVADAELDSDEEFANENPADKRRRLAKQYLENIKEEANEIMHGDSEAHADDAQGQGFADAYNNFDARDLDRDIISARLKQDVAEQRGSVYRWIADKLLLSEAKKSFTRVGEKNLTALSCYQQAMNKFSHREIQSKSKGLMFAYTVSKDMQLTKYDITDFNARPTKVKYTKGGRKYIPEGNQGFQNTTEGHYDEILTVAASPDGKYVVTGGRDKKLIVWSTESLAPVKVIPTKDRRGEVLGLAFRRNTDQLYAACADYKIRTFAINQFSQLEVLYGHQDIVADISALNMERCVTVGSRDRTCMLWKIADETRLTFRGGDDPEKLLRRWQKANSEQENKDADDNTPAEPPVFYGEGSIDCITMLDDSHFISGSDNGNISLWSLSKKKPLFVQRVAHGVQPQPDNTKISGERDPAVRTQQAQGNRLAQPYWITALHAVPYSNVFFSGSWNGTMKVWKLHENMRSFEPLGELDGCKGLVTKIQTVEAGKSGRETLRVLASVSKEHRLGRWMGKLPGARNGLFSAVIDQAGF
- the CTF4 gene encoding chromatin-binding protein CTF4 (Syntenic homolog of Saccharomyces cerevisiae YPR135W (CTF4)); the protein is MPEIIDKLVFASGGKTLVTYQNDRDTLFAVNKNQLTKILQLDKPEDEPEILSTCNEPTSIHLCSDRRLLVTSANGDVHLYSANGKDDLLFRSPLPIRDCAAIHDETMCVVGGDDLELTFIELKTAGNKETLKLDEQVSQLSYSPHMNILAVTLVNGNVHFYSLTSATPNEVKKLEDYAVSNFYSDSSDTASQTDGVQYCDENRICTRVAWHPRGLHFAIPCKDYTVKIFNLSDFSISKTLASGSTSHFTNLSFDPFQGRYVAAVDLSNNLLVWELSSGQISYSKRLDYKVSNVCWKLDGDSMHLLLGTWDGELLTVKDIGQYDRTAGKLAADNASAQTKKPKNALFLDSDDENDSDVSPASPTLIGEQGRNTISADIPTDTEHGDENEKGAYNYEDDEQFIDDDDNAGYVPIKRKSAYVPSLVSNSKRPRIADSGPVFRYKPISPGGTPFGSSDKRYLTMNGIGYVWTVRGTEGQYSVTVSFFDVGRYREYHFEDLFGYDLCSLTDEGTFFGQSKTGELLYRVHSFNGTKWTKRIPLAPSEIITGIASTGKKLVVATSLGYIRTFNEHGLPLALEKMTPIVALAAQEHKIFAVHYSIYHGLSYSLFEQNPETGSKYYQRECSLPLTLPLFGPENKYISTGDTFNDFNPIGIKSLFFSTFGDPCIFGSDNVLLVLCKWRNSMESRWVPIVDSNLEIWKLSGGKQPEDIHVWPLGLNYDMLNYILIKGKNLWPGFPLPLPSEMEIRLPLLDKTQVLKNDTSPDEEVVIPPALAAEEEFLRSQVLAGLLADTLKYDGEFFGNENEILANLNGVRDKSLLRLFASACSDHNTEKALSLVKELKQDKALNAAQKIAERAELLRLVSSINDIRNSRFESELNNL
- the COG2 gene encoding Golgi transport complex subunit COG2 (Syntenic homolog of Saccharomyces cerevisiae YGR120C (COG2)); translated protein: MEQALEDLELLVVGDVTRDLFTEAVAQQHLDTGEQLDVSQFLLANNLQYVFIDDLHKQLKQLEQDISNALLNEVKHSYAEYASLCAQFGGKHNSEILDSLQQVRYEVAAFENKLRQLVHVELRSTRDNVESKIEYLKALDTLDTLLQKHVALDSIFQFSARLSRSLEVACQDAPAIDDELVSELLKELYKLLQCAHSILIEFQDLSSPLVTRFRNNYQNNVHVFHSIVSILIDKCSEKSAEFPSMTSTLVAVAKR
- the NUP57 gene encoding FG-nucleoporin NUP57 (Syntenic homolog of Saccharomyces cerevisiae YGR119C (NUP57)), which produces MFNFGANSGMNSNTGSTGGGLFGSTTNGGGFSFGNNNASQNNTNVFSNTGTGVPPAGQGTSNGGLFGNNNQTTNTGIGGGNSGGLFGGAANTQNNTAGGGLFGQGTQNATTGGGLFGQNTQGNAGTGLFGQNTQSGTTGGGLFGQNSQAGNTGGGLFGQNTQGGNAAGGLFGSSAQTGNASSNLFGQSNTQAGTTGTGTGLFGQSNTQSGTTGTGTGLFGQANTQSRTTGTGTGLFGQSNTQTGTTGTGNGLFGQANTQSGTTGSGTGLFGQSNTQAGATGTGTGLFAQSGARSGPTATTGSLFGNSMSGTSTIGGNNATTGGLFGQNTQSGTTGTGLFGQGTNTTQQPPTSLFSTGTANTSQPTFAWSQQPLQNMSNSMPQQQGQAQSQALPQQAQSSQLQFSGQQPLINQQQPNQQASNYPQQIQEQVLKCKESWDPNNQRSKLRTFVYNKCNETEAMLYSKPANVTQEDWDKALLHKPNANVIPVEVKGFEELIQRHNLQRDHVAQARIILTQILDKLTCISQRHELDTATRILKAQARNSTIQHRIMLLANQLAVLKNKGLPLNVQEETLITEFRKLLERSNDPAGLGKNNELWARLAVLKERAKTLSSQLDSTLVVIAENGGGRAAAGSANGDHPDSEERRVDEEVVNSVNKIADILMNQQRGLIYLNDIIEKDAQIVDRYLKK
- the TOM5 gene encoding Tom5p (Syntenic homolog of Saccharomyces cerevisiae YPR133W-A (TOM5)) encodes the protein MFGFPQQQPSEEELKKHQEQTNSTVMTAAYAAAFLWVSPIVWNFIRKQWK